In the Acidobacteriota bacterium genome, CGCAGCAAATCACCGCACTGTTTGCCAGCCTGACGGCTGCCGGCGGCGATCTGGAAACGAACGAGGCCGATGTGTCGTCGCTCATGGACACCTGGCTGCTGCTCAAGACGGTGGAGGTCGGCGGCGAACGCAACCGCGCGATGTATGTGCTGAAGTCGCGGGGCATGAATCACTCCAATCAGATTCGCGAATTCGTGATCACGAACGACGGAGTCCGCCTGCTCGACGTCTACCTTGGTCCCGAGGGTGTGCTGACCGGTTCTGCTCGGATGTCACAGGAGGCGCGCGAGAAGGCCGAGAGCACGTTCCGCAGCCAGCAGACCCTGGGCCGCGGCCGCGAACTGGAGCGTAAGCGCCAGATCTTCGAGGCGCGCATGACTATGCTCAAGGCCGAATTCGAAGTGGAAGAAGAGGTCATCCAGCAAAGCATCTCCGAGTCGAAGCTGCTCGACGCAGAAGTCCTCGAGGGCCGCGGCCAGATGGAACAAAGCCGGGAAGCGGATGCCTCGGCGTACACGAAGGTCAAGCGCGCGCCAGCGTCGCAGCGACGATAAGTGATGGCAAAAAAGACCGCGGCCTCCAAGTCTCCTGCGCCGACCATCTTCAAGCTGCGGCTATTCGTGGCCGGTGAGACCCCCAAGTCGACCCGCGCCATTGCCAACCTGAAAGTCCTGTGCGAGCAGCACTTGAAGAGCCGCTACCGGATTGAAGTCATCGACCTCCTGGAACATCCGCATCTGGCGCGCGGGAACCAGATCGTCGCCATCCCGACTCTCGAAATCAAACTTCCGAAAGAAGTGCGGAAGATCATTGGCGACCTGTCCGACACCGACCGGGTGCTGGTGGGTCTTGCACTGCAACAGGTTGTTTAAACGTCCATGCACGCACAGTCCCTTTCCGCGCAGGCCCTGTACATCCTGCACCTTTACGTGAATCCGGCCGCGGCGACGTCGCAGTTGGCCGTGAAGAACCTGAAGCGGGTGTGCGAAGAACACCTGAAGGGCCGCTACGACCTGAAGGTCATCAATATCCACACAAATGCCGGCCTGGCACGCACGCACCAGATCGTCGCTGTGCCCACTCTCATCAAGCGGTGTCCCGCGCCAGTGAATCGGCTGGTCGGCGACATGTCCAATGTGGACGGCGTGTTGCGTGGATTGGACGTTCAACTGTGAGAACCCCAAGTGCCGAGCGCTGAAAAGGGGCCAACGCCGCTGCCCCGACCGCCCGAGCCGGCCGTGATTGCGCGCGGCGCCCTGCCCCGGTTGGCCGTGCCGCAGGTGGCCGCGGCGATCGCCGACGCTCCGCTGGTGCAATGGGCACGCCTGCTGGCGGGGATCGCCGAAGGCAAGAGCCTCGTGGAATACCGGGCGAGCCGCACCATCTTCATGCAGGGGCAGCCGGCCGATTGCCTGCTGTTTGTGGTGCAGGGCAAGGTTCGGCTGGCCGTGGGATCGAAAGAAGGCAAGGAAGCGATCGTCGCCACACTGGGCCCGGGCGAGTTCTTTGGTGAAGGGTGCCTGGTGGGGCAGTCGGTGCGTATGTCCACGGCGACCACCGTGGGCGGTTGCACGCTCATACGGGTGGAGAGACAGGCGATGTCGGCGCAGCTGCGTGATGGCCAGCTCGCGGGAGTCTTCATCAACCAGTTGCTCGCGCGTCTGGTCCGTTACGAAGCGGATCTTGCCGACCAGATGGTCAACTCGAGTGAGAAGCGGCTGGCTCGGATGCTGCTGCTCTTGTCGCATTTCGGCCCGAAGAGCGTGACCGAATCCGTGGCGCCCGGCGTGAGCCAGGAGCACCTCGCGCAAATGGTAGGCACCACACGATCGCGCATCAACTTCTTCATGAACAAGTTCAGGAAGCTCGGGTACGTGACGTACACAAGCAAGGCCGGGCTGACGGTGCATCGCAGCCTCCGTACATTCACGATGCGCGACTAGTTCGTGTTGCGCGTAACGTGCAGGCCTCGGCCTTGAAGAGCAGGCCGAGCTACGCGGGCATTTATCGATCCGGCACGTAGCCGGGCTGCTTCTCCCAGTACGTAGCTCGGGCTGGTTCTCAAGCCCGAGATGACCTCAGCCGCCAAACGTGAGCGTCATCGCCGTGTAACCGTCGGTGTTGGCCCCGGTGGGTGGGAACGTGATCGTGATCGCCCGATCGGTGTCGGCGCCCGGCGCGCGGAGACGGAACACATAACTTCGTCCGGCGATGCCTTCCATCGACACGGCGTAACGCCCGCCCTCGACAAGCCGTTCGCTCAGGATGCGGGGCGCCGAGGACCGTTGCCCGATGAGCGGACGCGTGACGGGCGGCACGATGCTCCAGCCGCCGGAGTACGACACGGCCAACTCGGCCTGGCCGGTGACCATGGCCTTGATGGTTCCGTGGACATCGCCCTCGGTCGTCTGCGTCACGGTGCCGGGCCCCTCAATCCGGGCGCCCAGTGGCAGCGCGGGCGAGAACACCACTTCGAGCGGCGTCGCGTCGCCGGTGCGCCGCACTGATGCGGTGATGCGACCGGCCGTGCGTCGAATCGCGAACGACAATTCGCCGGCGCCAACCGGCACATGGTCCACCTCGATGGCGTCCCAGTCGGGAGGCAAGTGCGGAGCGATGGTGACGCGCCTGGCCGGAGCGTCCACGTCGATGCCCAGCAAGCCGCGGATGAGGGGTGTGAGCACCATCGACGTCGCGAAGAATTGCTGCGGCACGGCGGTGTCGAGTGGTTTGTACAACCGGCCGGAGAAGAGTTCAGGATTGCGCCCGAGCGACTGGTCGAAGGCCGTGCGCGCGATGCTCTGCAGGGCGAACCAACCCGCGGGTGCGTTGTGGTACCTGTATTCGGCGAGCGCGACGAATCCGGTGACAAACGGCCAGACCGCGCCGTTGTTGTAGTGCAGCGGATCGAAGAGCGCGTTGTCGGCGCCAAGCGGCCGGGCGCCCCAGTCCGTCATGATCGTGGATGACGCCAACCGGGCAGCCATATCCGCACCGCGCGCCGCGTCGAGGACGTCGAACGACATGGCGGTGGCCGGCCAGGCGGTGAGCGCAGGGTTGACTGAGCCGTCCTGCAACAGGGCGAAGGCGTACTGTTTCAGTGCCGGGTTCCACAGCTTTGACTCCATGGTCGCGAGCGCCCGCCGGCGAATGGCGAGCGCCTGATCGGACAGCGCCGGTTCACCCATGGCCACCGCCATGCGTGCAAAGCGATCGAGTGACGCCACCCACACGCCGCTGAGGTAGACGTCAGAGAGGATGCCGATCTGCAGGTCGCCCACCTCGAGGGCCCCGGCGCCGGCTGACGGATTCTCCATGAGGCCGTCGCCATCTACGTCGGTCGTGCGCGACCATTCAAAGGCGCGCTTGAGGTTGGGCCACAGGCTGCGCACGAGATCGTTGTCACCGGTCTGGCGCCAGTACTCACCGGCCGCCAGGATCCAATAGGGAGTCGTGTCGCCGTGATAGAAGGGATACGGATAGCTGAACCAGTCCACGCGCCCGGCGCCCTGGGAAATCTCGTGCGTGATCTTGCCGTCGGCGCGTTGATACTTCGCGAAAAACTGCAACACGCCCTCGCGCACCAGGGGCGATTGCCCGACGGCATTCATGGCGAAGGAGTTGATGGACGCATCACCGCCAAAGAACCATCCGAAACCCGGCCGGTCGCTCGCGCCGCCAGACAATCCGTAGCCGGCCACCAGCCCGCAGCCCAGGTCGGGATTGCAGACCATCGACTCGTCCAGGTTCACCTTGGCGTATTCAACGGCGCGGTTGAGCAACGCGTCGGGCGAACGCAGAGAGAACATTCGCTCGCGCAGGCCATCCGCATGCGCGACGCGCTTCTTCCATTCCTGCTCAGCTGCGCCTGGCGCAATCAGCCGGCGGTACAACGCCAGCGCGGCATCGCGCGGCATCTGCCCGCCGGCGATGACGATCGGAATGTAGGCTGCGCGCAGGTTGACGTTGCGCCCTGACGGTTCGCCCAACCGGGGTGCGGTATAACGCTCGGTCGCGCCACCCACGCCAAGCACGAGTTGCGGTCGCTCAGCCGCGAGCATGTGGGCCGGCACGTCGGACGCCTGCGTCACCGCTGGTGAGCCGAGGAACGCGTTGATCTGGCTCTTGCCTTCGGAGAAGAGGAAGGCGCGCGCGTTCTGCTCCCACACCAGGTACTGACCGCCAAGCCCGGCCGGCCACGCGTAATGAATGTCCGGCGTGAACTTCGCGACGATGTCGAGCGGGCGAATGGCGTCCACCTCGAGGAGCATCACCACCGCCGGTTCATCAAGTGGGACGAAGATGTGCTGCCGCACGGTGAACTGCTCGTGCGTGTATTCGATGGTGATGCCTTCGGGGCGCGTGAGCACCGACGTGGCGACCGAACGGCCGGGAATCGCAGCGGTGTATTTCGGGATGCGGAACGTGAGTTCGAAGTCGTGCAGCCACTTGATCGGCCACGACCAGAGCTCCAGCAGCCCGTCCTCAGTGCCCATCGCGATGGCGCGTCGCCCGACGGCCGACATGAACATGCCCGGGCGTGACGGCCCGCCCAACGCCAGGGGCGAGTCTCCCAGCGGGAAAAATGGAATCGTCGTCGCGCCGCTGTCAAAGACCTTGTCCGTGACCGCAGCAGGCGCGCCAGGCGCGCGCGGCGGCGGATCCTGCGCGGCGGCGGGCTGCCACAGCAGGGCGGCGCAGGCCAGGGCCGTGATCAACCCGGTGGTGCGAAACGTGGAGGGAGAGACGCCAAGTCCGATCATGCCGCGATAGTAACCGCGTTGCCGCCTCATCTACACTTGATGCGCCGTGGCCACAGAGACCGACCTCGATGCCCTTCGTGCGCGCATTCGCGAACTCGATCGCGGGCTGATTGACCTCGCGGCGGAACGTGTGGCGGTGGCCCGGCAGGTCGGCGAGGCCAAGCGCCGGGCCGACCAGCCGATTGTGGACTACGCCCAGGAGCGCGTGGTGCTCGAGCGCACACGGGTCGCCGCGCAGGAGGCGGGCCTCGATGCCCGTGTGGCCGAGGCCATTCTCGTCACGTTGATTCGCGCCGCCGTGAGCGCCCAGGATCAAGACAGCTGGCGCCATGCTTCGGTTGGGCTCGGCAAGACGGCGGTCGTGGTGGGCGGCGAAGGCCGCATGGGCCGCTGGTTTACGCGCTTCCTGGCCGATCAGGGATATATCGTTGGCGCGCTCGATATCAGCGCGGGTGGCGACGAGCGCGCATGGGCCGAGTCCGTCCTGCCGACCGCCGATCTGGTGGTGTGCTCCACGCCGCCGGCGGCCACCGCAACCTTGTACGAGAGTTGGATGGTTGCACCTCCAGCCGGTGTCATCGTGGACATCGCCAGCATCAAGACGCCGCTCATCGCGCCCATTCGCCGGCTGCAGGCGGCCGGCGCGTCGGTCGCATCAATTCACCCGATGTTCGGGCCGTCCGTGGTGCTCCTGCGTGAGTGCGACGTGGTGATCTGCGATACCGGAGACGCCGTGGCGACGGCGACGGTCGCCGAACTCTTCACCTCAACCACCGCGCGGCTGATCAGCCTGCCTCTTGAGGAACACGATCGCCAGATGGCCGATGCGTTGACGTTGGCGCATGCCACCGTCATCGCGTTTGCCCTGGCGCTGCCGGAGGCCGGCGTCCCCGTACGCAGCACCACGCTTGGCGCCCTGCAGACCCTGTCGGCGAATCTCGTCCGCGAGAGTCCCGACGTGTACTACGAAATCCAGGCCCTCAATCCCAATTCCGCCGGTGCGCTCGACAGGCTCGCCGGTGCGCTCAACCGCGTGCGCGACGCCATCAGGTCGCGTGATGCGGGAGCGTTTACCGCGCTGATGCGCGAAGGCGAAGGGAAGACCGGTCCTTCCTGAGGGGCAGGGTAAACGCCGAGGCCTCTCTGGTAGTATGCCGGGACCATGACCGAGCGTGTTTCCCAGATTCCTGTCGCTGAACGTGTGTTGCCAGCCATGCTGGCGTTGTTTGTCGGGAGCGGCTGCGCCGCCCTGATTTACGAAGTCGTCTGGTTCCAGATGCTTCAGTTGTCGCTGGGCTCGTCGGCGGTCTCGCTGGGGGTGCTCCTGGGCACGTTCATGGGCGGCATGTGTCTGGGGAGTTGGCTGTTCCCGAAATATGTGGGCAACCAGAACCATCCGCTGCGGATGTACGCGTATCTCGAACTCGGGATTGGCGTGTGCGGCATCCTGGTGCTTCTGGTGGTGCCGCTGCTGGGCGGCGTCTACACGGCGATTGCCGGCACCGGCCAGTTCAGTGTGTTCATGCGCGGCCTCGTCGCTGCCGTGGTCTTGCTGCCACCCACACTGATGATGGGCGCCACCCTGCCGGCAATTTCCCGCTGGGTGGAAGCGACGCCACGCGGCGTCGGCTGGCTGGGCTTCTTCTACGGCGGCAACATCGCGGGCGCCGTCGTTGGCTGCCTTCTGGCCGGCTTTTATCTGTTGCGCGTGTTTGACATGGCCACGGCGACGTTTGTGGCCGTCGCGCTTAACGTGATTGTGGGCCTGCTGGCCCTGACCATCGCGAACCGGGCTCCGTACGATGCGCCGGACCCGAACCGCGCCCAGGTCGGTCCTGCGCCAGGCTCCCGCGTGGTGTACATCACCATTGCGTTGTCGGGTCTGACGGCGCTCGCTGCTCAGGTGATCTGGACGCGTGTCCTTTCCCTGCTCTTCGGCGCCACGGTTTATACCTTCTCCTTGATCCTGGCGGTGTTCCTCGTCGGGCTGGGCATCGGCAGCAGCCTGGGCGCGTCGATGGCACGCAGTATGAAGAACCCGCGCGCGGCCCTGGGCTGGACACAGATGTTGCTCTGCGTGGCGCTGGCCTATGCGGCCTACATGACCAACGCCTCCATGCCGTTCTGGCCCATCAATCCGCAGATTACGTCCGGCCAGCCGTTCATGAATTTCCAGCTCGACCTTATGCGGGCAACATTCGTCATTCTGCCTGGCGCGATTCTCTGGGGCATGAGCTTCCCGCTGGCGCTGGCGTCTGTGGCCAGCAGGAACCAGGATCCCGCGCGCCTGGTCGGCGGCGTCTATGCCGCCAACACCGTCGGGGCCATCGTCGGCGCCTTGTTCGCCAGCCTCCTCGCGGTGGCGTGGATCGGATCGCAGCAGACGCAGATGGCGCTCATCGGCATTTCGGCGATCGCCGGCCTCATGATGCTGGCATCATCTGCCGACGATGCCGGCAAGGGCCGCACACAGTTGGCCACCATGTTCATCTTGATCCTGGTGACCGGCGGCGCGGGCCTGCTGGCGCGCTCGGTTCCCCCGATGCCCTGGCTGCTCGTGGCCTACGGCCGCTACGCGGCCACCTGGGTGGGACAGAACGAGATCATCTACATGGGTGAAGGCATGACCGCGTCGGTGGCCGTGTCGCGCACACCCAACGGCGTGCTGAATTATCACAACGCCGGCAAGGTGCAGGCATCGAGCGAGCCCCAGGACATGCGGCTGCAGCGCCTGCTCGGCCACATGACCACGCTGATTCCGGAAAACCCGAAGTCGGTGCTGGTCATCGGATGCGGCGCTGGCGTCACGGCCGGGGCGGTCTCGATCGACCCCGTGCTCTCGGCGGTCACGATTGCCGAAATCGAACCGCTCGTGCCCGAAGTGGTCTCGAAGTACTTTTCGGAGCACAACTTCGCGGTGGTGCAGAACCCGAAGGTGCGTGTGCACCTCGACGACGCGCGCCACTTCCTGCTGACGACCAAGGAGAAGTTTGACGCCGTCACGTCTGACCCGCTTGACCCCTGGGTCAAGGGCGCGGCCACGCTCTACACGCGCGAGTTCTTTGACGTGGTGAAGGCGCATCTCAACCCCGGTGGTGTGGTGACGTTGTTCGTGCAGCTCTACGAGAGCAGCGATGCGGCCGTGAAGAGTGAAATCGCGACGTTCCTGGAGGCGTTCCCTCAGGGCGTGGTGTTCGCCAACACAATCAACGGACAGGGCTACGACCTGGTCCTGGTGGGGCAGCTTGACCCGAAGCCGATCGATGTCGATCGCGTGCAGGCGCGCCTCAGCGACCCGGCGAACGCGGCGATTGCGAAGTCGCTGTCCGAAATCGGAGTGTTTTCTGCAGTTGACCTGTTCGGCACCTACGGCGGCCGCAAGGATGACATGGGAGGCTGGCTTGCCGGCGCCCAGATCAACCGCGACCGGAACCTCCGACTCCAATACCTGGCAGGGCTTGGCCTGAACCTGTACGAGGCGGCGGCGATTTACAGGAACATGTCCTCAGAGAGCCGGTATCCGGAAGGCTTGTTTACCGGATCGCCCGAAACGATTGAAGCCCTTCGGGCTGCCATCGCGAGGGCGCACGGCCGGTAGCCAGCTCGCGTCTTCGTGGTACCATCCCGGGCGACACCCGTCATGCCTATCCGTCACCGACTGACCGTCGTGGGCTTGGGGCTCGGCCTGTGGATGGCTGTGCCCGCGGCCCAGGCGCCAGTGCCGGCGCCGGTGACGGCCACGCAGGTGGCGAAGGCGCTGCCCGAGAAACTGTCAGACGCGGAGTACTGGGCACTCAGCGAGAGCCTGTCGGAACCCGGCGGCACATTCCGATCAGACAATCTGGTCTCAAACGAGATCTACATGCAGTCGATCATTCCCGAGCTGCAGACCGTGACCCGGCCCGGCCGCGTCTATCTGGGTGTGGGCCCCGAGCAGAACTTCACGTACATCACGGCGCTGAAACCGCGCATGGTGTTTATCATCGACATCAGGCGCGGCAACCTGCACACACAGTTGATGTACAAGGCGCTCTTCGAGCTCTCGAAGGACCGCGCCGACTTTGTGTCGAAGTTGTTCTCCAAGAAGCGGCCTGAGGGCTTGACCGCCAGGGCCACCGCGCAGGAGTTGTTCGCCGCGTTTGCCGGCGTTGATTCCAGCGAGGCGCTGTATAAGGAGAACCTCGCGGCTATCGAGTCGCACTTGACGCGTGCGCATGAGTTTCCGCTCTCGAAGGACGACCTTGAGGGCATCGCGTATGTGTATAACAACTTCTATTGGTTCGGGCCGAGCCTGACCTATTCGTCCAGCAGCGGGGGCAC is a window encoding:
- a CDS encoding circadian clock KaiB family protein, translating into MAKKTAASKSPAPTIFKLRLFVAGETPKSTRAIANLKVLCEQHLKSRYRIEVIDLLEHPHLARGNQIVAIPTLEIKLPKEVRKIIGDLSDTDRVLVGLALQQVV
- a CDS encoding circadian clock KaiB family protein yields the protein MHAQSLSAQALYILHLYVNPAAATSQLAVKNLKRVCEEHLKGRYDLKVINIHTNAGLARTHQIVAVPTLIKRCPAPVNRLVGDMSNVDGVLRGLDVQL
- a CDS encoding Crp/Fnr family transcriptional regulator, with the protein product MPSAEKGPTPLPRPPEPAVIARGALPRLAVPQVAAAIADAPLVQWARLLAGIAEGKSLVEYRASRTIFMQGQPADCLLFVVQGKVRLAVGSKEGKEAIVATLGPGEFFGEGCLVGQSVRMSTATTVGGCTLIRVERQAMSAQLRDGQLAGVFINQLLARLVRYEADLADQMVNSSEKRLARMLLLLSHFGPKSVTESVAPGVSQEHLAQMVGTTRSRINFFMNKFRKLGYVTYTSKAGLTVHRSLRTFTMRD
- a CDS encoding prephenate dehydrogenase/arogenate dehydrogenase family protein; the encoded protein is MATETDLDALRARIRELDRGLIDLAAERVAVARQVGEAKRRADQPIVDYAQERVVLERTRVAAQEAGLDARVAEAILVTLIRAAVSAQDQDSWRHASVGLGKTAVVVGGEGRMGRWFTRFLADQGYIVGALDISAGGDERAWAESVLPTADLVVCSTPPAATATLYESWMVAPPAGVIVDIASIKTPLIAPIRRLQAAGASVASIHPMFGPSVVLLRECDVVICDTGDAVATATVAELFTSTTARLISLPLEEHDRQMADALTLAHATVIAFALALPEAGVPVRSTTLGALQTLSANLVRESPDVYYEIQALNPNSAGALDRLAGALNRVRDAIRSRDAGAFTALMREGEGKTGPS
- a CDS encoding fused MFS/spermidine synthase, giving the protein MTERVSQIPVAERVLPAMLALFVGSGCAALIYEVVWFQMLQLSLGSSAVSLGVLLGTFMGGMCLGSWLFPKYVGNQNHPLRMYAYLELGIGVCGILVLLVVPLLGGVYTAIAGTGQFSVFMRGLVAAVVLLPPTLMMGATLPAISRWVEATPRGVGWLGFFYGGNIAGAVVGCLLAGFYLLRVFDMATATFVAVALNVIVGLLALTIANRAPYDAPDPNRAQVGPAPGSRVVYITIALSGLTALAAQVIWTRVLSLLFGATVYTFSLILAVFLVGLGIGSSLGASMARSMKNPRAALGWTQMLLCVALAYAAYMTNASMPFWPINPQITSGQPFMNFQLDLMRATFVILPGAILWGMSFPLALASVASRNQDPARLVGGVYAANTVGAIVGALFASLLAVAWIGSQQTQMALIGISAIAGLMMLASSADDAGKGRTQLATMFILILVTGGAGLLARSVPPMPWLLVAYGRYAATWVGQNEIIYMGEGMTASVAVSRTPNGVLNYHNAGKVQASSEPQDMRLQRLLGHMTTLIPENPKSVLVIGCGAGVTAGAVSIDPVLSAVTIAEIEPLVPEVVSKYFSEHNFAVVQNPKVRVHLDDARHFLLTTKEKFDAVTSDPLDPWVKGAATLYTREFFDVVKAHLNPGGVVTLFVQLYESSDAAVKSEIATFLEAFPQGVVFANTINGQGYDLVLVGQLDPKPIDVDRVQARLSDPANAAIAKSLSEIGVFSAVDLFGTYGGRKDDMGGWLAGAQINRDRNLRLQYLAGLGLNLYEAAAIYRNMSSESRYPEGLFTGSPETIEALRAAIARAHGR